One window from the genome of Salvia splendens isolate huo1 chromosome 9, SspV2, whole genome shotgun sequence encodes:
- the LOC121747033 gene encoding mitogen-activated protein kinase kinase 2-like, which translates to MKKGSLAPNLKLSVPPPDDISKFLTGSGTFKDGDLLVNRDGVRVVSNSEVEVPTLIQPTDNQLSLADFDAVQVIGKGNGGVVRLVQHKWTAQFFALKVIQMNIEESARKHIAQELKINQSSQCPYVVICYQSFYDNGAISIILEYMDGGSLADFLKKVSKIPEPYLAAICKQVLKGLWYLHHEIHIIHRDLKPSNLLINHRGDCKITDFGVSTILANTLGQANTFVGTYNYMSPERIIGDTYSYKSDIWSLGLVLLECATGEFPYSAPQAEGWINVYELMETIVDKPVPRPSPDLFSPEFCSFISACVQKDPEDRLSANELMAHPFITKYDNHDVNLAAYFTSAGPSLATL; encoded by the exons ATGAAGAAAGGGTCGTTGGCACCTAACCTCAAGCTCTCCGTCCCCCCTCCCGATGACATCTCTAAATTTCT GACTGGGTCGGGAACGTTCAAGGACGGCGATCTCTTGGTTAACAGGGACGGAGTTCGGGTTGTTTCCAATAGTGAAGTGGAAGTT CCAACCTTGATACAGCCGACGGATAACCAGTTGAGCTTAGCCGACTTTGATGCAGTGCAAGTCATTGGTAAGGGAAATGGGGGCGTTGTGCGTTTGGTGCAACACAAATGGACGGCACAGTTTTTTGCGCTTAAG GTTATTCAAATGAATATCGAGGAGTCTGCTCGCAAGCACATTGCTCAAGAGCTCAAAATTAATCAGTCATCTCAATGCCCATATGTCGTGATTTGCTATCAATCATTTTATGATAATGGTGCAATCTCCATCATCTTGGAGTATATGGATGGAGGGTCTCTTGCAGATTTCCTTAAGAAAGTCAGTAAAATCCCAGAGCCTTATCTGGCTGCAATTTGCAAACAG GTACTCAAAGGTCTCTGGTATCTTCATCACGAAATACATATCATCCACAGGGACTTGAAACCTTCAAATTTGCTGATAAACCACAGAGGTGATTGCAAGATCACCGACTTTGGAGTCAGTACAATACTTGCCAACACGTTGGGTCAAGCTAATACTTTCGTTGGTACTTACAACTACATGTCT CCAGAGAGAATCATCGGAGATACTTATAGCTATAAAAGTGACATCTGGAGCCTGGGTTTGGTTCTCCTCGAGTGTGCAACAGGAGAATTTCCATATTCCGCACCTCAGGCAGAGGGATGGATCAATGTCTACGAGCTAATGGAAACCATTGTCGATAAGCCTGTGCCTCGTCCATCTCCAGATCTATTTTCTCCGGAGTTCTGTTCATTTATTTCTGCATG TGTGCAAAAGGATCCTGAAGATAGGCTATCAGCGAACGAACTCATG GCACACCCTTTCATCACTAAGTACGACAATCATGATGTTAATCTTGCGGCGTACTTCACCAGTGCAGGACCTTCACTGGCCACACTTTAA
- the LOC121746671 gene encoding protein phosphatase 2C 50-like produces MDEISHLIALPLNRIGEESLFATCVDIAGINLIENTSKNLFLESPMTKLPSISLTSENRHSRCIVPHNGVLVRVDSNLDKSKDGKDQDSRSRQSMIFSSTINHGLKEDNDPMGHPFLNSQRVTDCPNGICNEDCIDRKINTSQSIKRSESWVATVASEIVDDLISLEETGEAVGIREPKRTYSTSLIEVTGKLKINKPNVAFNLPPLWGLTSICGRRAEMEDAAVALPRFLNIPSQMLSDAPLFSSIHKDLAGHVYGVYDGHGGCQVANYCREHMPLALADEIGAAKENLKVENGEHNLKEKWLKIFQKCFHRLDNEVGGFPRTDGDIASDLHEPFAPESVGSTAAVAIVCSTHIIVANCGDSRAVLNRGKVPMPLSIDHKPNREDECSRIEAAGGKVINWDGYRVSGVLAVSRSIGDRYLRPYVIADPEVMFVPRTKEDECLIIASDGLWDVMTNEEACDLARKRILVWHKRNGMTLTNERGTGSDPAAQEAAEYLSKLAFKRGGADNISVIVVDLKAQRKFKKKT; encoded by the exons ATGGATGAGATTTCTCACCTCATTGCCCTTCCACTTAATCGGATAGGTGAAGAATCGTTGTTTGCAACGTGCGTCGACATTGCTGGGATTAACCTGATAGAAAACACTTCGAAAAATCTGTTTCTTGAATCACCCATGACCAAGCTGCCTTCCATCTCTCTCACCTCCGAGAATAGGCATTCTCGATGTATTGTTCCACACAATGGAGTTCTGGTTAGGGTAGACTCGAACTTGGATAAATCCAAGGATGGTAAAGATCAGGATAGTAGGAGTAGGCAGAGCATGATTTTTAGCAGCACCATTAACCATGGGCTCAAGGAAGATAATGATCCAATGGGCCATCCGTTTCTCAATTCTCAACGTGTGACTGATTGCCCTAATGGCATTTGCAATGAGGATTGCATAGATAGGAAGATCAATACGTCTCAGAGCATCAAGAGATCGGAGTCGTGGGTAGCAACTGTAGCGTCTGAGATAGTTGATGATCTAATTTCTTTGGAGGAGACCGGTGAGGCTGTCGGGATTAGAGAACCTAAAAGGACCTACTCAACTTCACTCATTGAGGTTACTGGAAAATTGAAGATAAATAAGCCAAATGTTGCTTTCAATTTACCACCTCTTTGGGGCCTAACATCTATTTGTGGGAGAAGGGCAGAAATGGAAGATGCAGCCGTAGCATTACCGCGATTCCTAAACATTCCTTCTCAGATGTTGAGCGACGCCCCACTTTTTAGCTCCATACATAAAGACCTAGCTGGCCATGTATATGGAGTCTATGATGGCCATGGAGGTTGCCAG GTAGCTAACTACTGCAGAGAGCATATGCCTCTAGCGTTAGCCGATGAGATTGGTGCGGCTAAGGAAAATTTGAAGGTTGAAAATGGTGAGCATAACTTGAAGGAGAAATGGCTCAAGATCTTTCAGAAGTGCTTTCATAGATTGGACAATGAAGTCGGAGGGTTCCCCAGAACTGACGGTGACATTGCTTCTGACCTTCATGAGCCTTTCGCCCCAGAATCCGTTGGGTCCACTGCTGCTGTTGCTATTGTTTGTTCCACGCATATCATTGTTGCAAACTGTGGTGATTCGAGGGCAGTGTTGAACCGCGGGAAGGTGCCCATGCCATTATCCATAGATCATAAG CCAAATAGAGAAGACGAGTGCTCAAGGATAGAAGCTGCCGGAGGCAAGGTCATCAATTGGGATGGATATCGCGTTTCAGGTGTCCTTGCAGTGTCGAGATCCATTG GTGATCGATACCTGAGGCCATATGTGATTGCCGATCCAGAAGTAATGTTTGTTCCTCGCACAAAAGAGGACGAGTGCCTTATCATAGCTAGTGATGGTTTGTGGGATGTGATGACGAATGAGGAGGCATGTGATCTGGCCCGAAAGAGGATACTGGTCTGGCACAAGAGAAACGGAATGACACTCACCAACGAGCGAGGTACAGGGAGCGACCCTGCTGCACAAGAGGCAGCAGAGTACCTCTCGAAGCTTGCTTTCAAAAGGGGAGGTGCAGACAACATCTCTGTGATAGTGGTGGATTTGAAAGCTCAAAGGAAGTTCAAAAAGAAAACGTGA
- the LOC121746654 gene encoding protein ANTAGONIST OF LIKE HETEROCHROMATIN PROTEIN 1-like — MEISSFLHLDDYAFAPDSDPSFISFSNAKKRPRFDNDSSLEDVLTNLLAFDAVAAEDKPSENAYFSSAPPQQSSFMMNSTSNYNQSTTPNSSPSRASPQPKRPRAESSPISDDSSVASGRRLWVKSRSKEWWEQVDSPNYPEEEFKKDFRMSKATFDMICHELEPAVNKKDTMLRSAIPVRQRVAVCIWRLATGEALREVSKRFGLGISTCHKLVLEVCTAIRTFLMPKFIQWPDEKRMHQIKTEFELFSGIPNIGGSIYTTHIPIIAPKERAAAYFNKRHTERNQKTSYSVTVQGVVDQKGVLTDISIGYPGSMSDDQVLEKSSLSQRASRGALKNTWIAGNSSLPLTEWVLVPYSHQNLTWAQHAYNEKMGEVQWVASESFMRLKGRWSCLRKRTEMKLQDLPVVLGACCVLHNICEMRGEGLSQELKFELFDDEMAIENSVRSVYALHTRDQIAHKLLHHEAAATAFLL, encoded by the coding sequence ATGGAAATCTCATCATTCCTACATCTCGACGACTACGCTTTCGCCCCAGATTCGGACCCAAGCTTCATCTCCTTCTCCAACGCAAAGAAGCGCCCCAGATTCGACAACGATTCGTCACTCGAAGACGTCCTAACCAATCTGCTCGCGTTTGACGCCGTCGCCGCCGAAGATAAACCCTCCGAAAACGCCTATTTCTCATCAGCCCCACCACAGCAGAGCTCATTCATGATGAATTCCACTTCTAATTACAACCAATCAACAACCCCCAATTCCTCTCCCTCCAGAGCCTCCCCACAGCCCAAGCGCCCCCGCGCCGAATCCAGCCCCATCTCCGACGATTCGAGCGTCGCCTCCGGCCGCCGCCTCTGGGTGAAGAGCCGGTCGAAGGAATGGTGGGAGCAGGTGGACAGCCCTAATTACCCCGAGGAAGAGTTCAAAAAGGATTTCCGAATGAGCAAAGCTACCTTCGACATGATCTGCCACGAGCTCGAGCCCGCCGTCAACAAAAAGGACACAATGCTCCGCTCCGCCATCCCCGTCCGCCAGCGTGTCGCCGTCTGCATCTGGCGCCTCGCCACCGGCGAGGCCCTGCGCGAGGTCTCGAAGCGGTTCGGCCTCGGCATCTCCACCTGCCACAAATTAGTCCTCGAGGTCTGCACCGCCATCAGAACCTTCCTCATGCCTAAATTCATCCAATGGCCCGACGAGAAAAGAATGCACCAAATCAAAACCGAATTCGAGCTCTTCTCCGGCATCCCCAACATCGGCGGCTCCATCTACACCACCCACATTCCCATCATCGCCCCGAAAGAAAGAGCCGCAGCGTACTTCAACAAGCGCCACACCGAGCGGAACCAGAAAACATCATATTCCGTAACGGTTCAAGGCGTTGTCGATCAGAAGGGCGTCCTAACCGACATCTCCATCGGGTATCCCGGCTCAATGAGCGACGATCAGGTCCTCGAAAAGTCGTCCCTGTCGCAGCGCGCGAGCAGGGGAGCTTTGAAGAACACGTGGATCGCGGGGAATAGCAGCTTGCCGCTGACAGAGTGGGTGCTGGTGCCGTATAGCCACCAGAACCTGACGTGGGCGCAGCACGCGTACAACGAGAAGATGGGGGAGGTGCAGTGGGTGGCGAGCGAGTCTTTCATGCGGCTCAAGGGGCGGTGGAGCTGCCTGCGGAAGAGGACGGAGATGAAGCTGCAGGATCTGCCGGTTGTGCTTGGGGCTTGCTGCGTTTTGCATAACATTTGCGAGATGAGGGGTGAGGGGTTGAGTCAGGAGCTGAAGTTCGAGCTGTTTGACGATGAGATGGCGATCGAGAATAGCGTGAGGTCCGTCTATGCGTTGCACACCAGAGATCAGATTGCGCACAAGCTCTTGCATCATGAGGCTGCTGCAACTGCTTTCCTCTTGTAG